The following proteins are encoded in a genomic region of Planococcus lenghuensis:
- the ctaF gene encoding cytochrome c oxidase subunit IVB — translation MAHDVETHKRSQAEYEYAKRKREHEMRGQVATFALMIFLTLIAFTAVVADFSAYYVVPLILLLAAVQVVLQLYYFMHGKEKGHGTPLFFMYGGMLIAFTILVTFVTIIWI, via the coding sequence ATGGCACATGATGTTGAGACACACAAAAGATCCCAGGCGGAGTATGAGTATGCAAAACGTAAACGCGAACATGAAATGCGCGGTCAAGTTGCGACATTTGCACTGATGATTTTTCTGACACTGATTGCATTCACTGCTGTTGTCGCTGATTTCTCAGCATATTATGTTGTACCGTTGATCCTGCTATTGGCCGCTGTCCAGGTTGTGCTTCAGCTGTACTACTTCATGCACGGAAAAGAAAAAGGTCACGGAACACCGCTGTTTTTCATGTACGGTGGCATGTTGATTGCATTTACAATCCTTGTTACCTTTGTCACAATTATTTGGATCTGA
- the ytvI gene encoding sporulation integral membrane protein YtvI → MSSVKWISKKTVGVTAGIILAIILAVFVVPVSLPLLAALVMAFFLEPIVLWVSGYFRGKRKPAVIIVFTLFLLIISFLLYLTVTQLVGQVIQLSKSAPVYLDSLSTMWFDLEAFFFRAAEGLPAEVVAVFEEEFAGFLVGVQDGILTLVNYDTVTNLLTGIPGFLVSFLVFLIALFLFMLELPNLKLMIFRQFTDQTAEKVRFMQGRLHRMVFGFLKAQFLVSIVIFVASLIGLLIIIPEYAIIMSLVIWIIDFIPILGSILVLAPWAAYYFIIGNTVLGVEMAILAFILLLIRRTLEPKVMGTYIGLSPLATLISMFLGLKLFGFLGFFLGPLLVILYTSAREAEMIRWKIKI, encoded by the coding sequence ATGAGTTCTGTAAAATGGATCAGTAAAAAAACAGTAGGAGTCACGGCTGGTATCATACTGGCTATCATTCTTGCGGTTTTTGTGGTGCCAGTCTCACTCCCGCTGCTTGCTGCACTGGTGATGGCGTTTTTTCTTGAGCCAATTGTTTTATGGGTTTCCGGTTACTTCAGGGGAAAACGAAAACCGGCTGTCATCATTGTGTTCACGTTATTTCTTCTAATTATTTCATTCCTGCTGTATTTGACCGTCACCCAATTGGTCGGCCAGGTAATCCAGTTGTCAAAATCCGCGCCTGTCTACTTGGATTCCCTATCAACGATGTGGTTCGATCTGGAGGCTTTCTTCTTCAGGGCAGCTGAAGGTCTACCGGCTGAAGTTGTGGCAGTATTCGAAGAGGAATTTGCCGGCTTCCTCGTTGGCGTGCAGGATGGTATTTTAACTTTAGTAAATTACGATACGGTCACGAACCTGCTGACAGGAATTCCCGGCTTCCTTGTAAGCTTCCTTGTTTTTCTTATCGCCCTGTTCCTGTTCATGCTGGAACTGCCCAATTTAAAACTGATGATTTTCCGTCAATTTACTGATCAGACCGCTGAAAAAGTTCGCTTTATGCAAGGCCGGCTCCATCGCATGGTGTTTGGTTTCTTAAAGGCCCAGTTCCTTGTCAGTATTGTGATTTTCGTCGCTTCCTTGATCGGTCTGTTAATAATTATCCCGGAATACGCTATTATTATGTCGCTTGTCATATGGATTATTGATTTCATCCCCATTCTTGGTTCCATTCTCGTTTTGGCCCCATGGGCGGCTTATTATTTTATCATCGGCAACACAGTACTCGGTGTTGAGATGGCGATTCTCGCATTCATCTTACTGCTCATCCGGCGTACTTTGGAACCAAAAGTGATGGGAACTTACATCGGCCTGTCACCGCTTGCTACGCTGATTTCGATGTTCCTTGGACTGAAACTATTTGGTTTCCTTGGATTTTTCCTCGGCCCGCTTCTGGTGATTCTCTATACATCCGCTCGTGAAGCTGAAATGATCAGATGGAAAATTAAAATATGA
- the ctaG gene encoding cytochrome c oxidase assembly factor CtaG, with protein MPLSIFGFQALWSPVFIGVLVFLTVLYFLITVKWRHDFAVSQPLKKKEAIAFVSGMVLLYVLKGSPIDLLSHILFSVHMTQMAFFLFLVPPLLIVGIPAWVWQSFIGLPVVRSIFAVMTRPAIALVLFGILFSFYHLPVIFDIIKQDEVYHGLYTLVLFLSAFFMWWPIMNTLPDTHKVHGLIRVGYIVGSGAMLTPACALIIFSNSAFYATYSDPEAWLQAMALCVPVSTLAGLNLTGPELFTSMSPLEDQQVGGIAMKVLQELILTYFLGMVFYQWFRREQDNADEITAQALRDRKTMLAYQRGQ; from the coding sequence ATGCCGCTTAGTATTTTCGGATTTCAGGCGCTGTGGAGTCCGGTTTTCATCGGAGTGCTGGTGTTTTTAACAGTACTGTATTTTTTGATTACGGTAAAATGGCGTCATGATTTTGCAGTAAGTCAACCATTGAAGAAAAAAGAAGCAATCGCTTTTGTTTCGGGTATGGTTCTGCTCTATGTCCTAAAAGGCTCGCCGATCGATTTGCTTAGTCATATTCTCTTTTCTGTACACATGACACAGATGGCATTTTTCTTGTTTTTGGTCCCGCCGCTTTTAATCGTGGGGATCCCCGCGTGGGTTTGGCAGTCTTTTATCGGGTTACCTGTTGTACGCAGTATTTTTGCCGTAATGACGCGGCCCGCAATCGCATTGGTTTTATTCGGTATTCTATTCTCTTTCTATCATCTGCCGGTGATATTCGACATCATCAAACAGGATGAAGTTTATCACGGTCTCTATACACTCGTATTGTTTTTGTCTGCATTCTTTATGTGGTGGCCGATCATGAATACACTGCCTGACACACATAAAGTTCATGGACTAATCCGAGTCGGATATATTGTCGGCAGCGGAGCCATGCTGACACCTGCCTGTGCCTTGATCATCTTCAGTAATTCAGCATTTTATGCTACATATTCTGATCCGGAAGCATGGCTTCAGGCCATGGCGCTCTGTGTGCCGGTCTCCACGCTCGCTGGATTGAATCTGACGGGTCCGGAGCTCTTCACGAGCATGAGTCCTTTGGAAGATCAGCAGGTGGGCGGGATAGCCATGAAGGTGCTGCAGGAACTGATTCTGACCTATTTCCTTGGAATGGTCTTCTATCAGTGGTTCCGCCGAGAACAGGACAATGCGGATGAAATCACAGCACAAGCATTGCGTGACCGAAAAACGATGCTTGCGTATCAGAGAGGCCAGTAA
- a CDS encoding cytochrome (ubi)quinol oxidase subunit III produces the protein MDINKQYSPQTWPDHPETATLEGKNKFVGFWLFLGGETVLFATLFATYLALKDKGPQGMELTANQLFELPLVFIMTMLLLTSSLTSVYAMFHMKSHNFKAMQAWMAVTVLLGATFLGFEIYEFNHYVHEFGFTYGQSAFSSAFYTLVGTHGLHVALGLGWFILLMLRNAKRGLNLYNASKFYTVSLYWHFIDVVWVFIFTVVYLMGVVG, from the coding sequence GTGGACATCAATAAACAGTATTCCCCTCAGACGTGGCCGGACCATCCCGAGACGGCCACACTGGAAGGTAAAAATAAGTTTGTCGGATTCTGGCTGTTTCTCGGTGGAGAGACTGTACTGTTTGCCACACTGTTCGCAACATATTTAGCTTTGAAGGATAAAGGGCCGCAGGGAATGGAGCTCACGGCAAATCAGCTGTTCGAGCTTCCGCTCGTCTTTATCATGACGATGCTTCTTTTGACTTCATCTCTGACAAGCGTTTATGCAATGTTCCATATGAAGAGCCATAATTTCAAGGCGATGCAGGCATGGATGGCTGTAACGGTTCTGCTGGGGGCAACATTCCTTGGATTTGAGATTTATGAGTTCAATCACTACGTACATGAATTTGGCTTCACATATGGTCAAAGTGCATTCAGTTCCGCGTTTTACACACTTGTAGGTACACACGGACTGCACGTGGCGCTCGGTCTCGGCTGGTTCATCCTGTTGATGCTGAGAAACGCAAAACGCGGACTGAACTTGTATAATGCATCGAAGTTCTATACGGTATCGCTGTACTGGCACTTCATTGACGTTGTATGGGTATTCATTTTCACAGTAGTCTACTTGATGGGAGTGGTCGGATAA
- a CDS encoding DUF420 domain-containing protein: MNLPLLPTISTFFIVLSAILVAIGWSLVIRRKIEAHKKVMWAAGAAALIFFIIYASRTIFIGNTSFGGPAEYKIYYTVFLIFHIFLATTGAVFGIVSITTGYRNRLGIHRKIGPITSIIWFFTAITGVLVYLLLYVFYKGGETTSVFKAILGF, encoded by the coding sequence ATGAATTTGCCGTTGCTACCGACGATCAGTACCTTTTTCATCGTGTTGAGTGCCATACTTGTGGCCATTGGCTGGTCACTTGTCATCCGGCGCAAGATTGAAGCGCATAAAAAAGTGATGTGGGCAGCAGGAGCTGCTGCATTGATCTTTTTCATCATTTACGCTTCCCGAACTATATTCATAGGCAATACATCATTCGGCGGTCCAGCCGAGTACAAGATTTACTATACCGTGTTTCTGATCTTTCATATTTTCCTGGCAACGACAGGTGCGGTATTTGGTATCGTCTCAATTACCACCGGCTATCGGAATCGCCTTGGGATCCACCGGAAGATCGGTCCGATTACAAGCATCATCTGGTTTTTTACCGCTATTACCGGTGTGCTCGTTTATCTCTTGCTCTATGTATTCTATAAGGGTGGGGAAACCACTTCTGTTTTCAAGGCGATATTAGGATTCTAA